GTTGAATTATCGGATGCGCTGAAGGCCGGAAACCGCATCATCATCGAGGCGCCGACGGGGTCGGGGAAATCGACCCAGGTGCCGCAGATCGTGCTCGACTGCGGCAACGCCGGCCCGGGTGAGGTGGTGGTGCTGCAGCCCCGGCGGTTGGCGGCGCGGCTGTTGGCCAAGCGCGTGGCGTTCGAGCGCAACGAACCGCTGGGCGGGGAGGTGGGCTACCAGGTGCGCATGGAGAAACATGTTTCCGCCAAGACCCAGATCCGCTATGTGACCGAAGGCATCTTGCTGCGCCAGTTCCTTTCCGATCCGCAACTGCGCGGGGTTTCGACGATTGTTTTCGATGAGTTCCACGAGCGGCATATCTATGGCGACATCACACTCGCTCGCGCCCTGCGTTTGCAGAAGACCCGACCCGACCTGAAAATCATCGTCATGTCGGCAACGCTCGATGCCGGGCCGTTGCGCGAATACCTTGCCCCCTGCAGGGAGCTCAAAAGCGAAGGCCGCATGTTTCCGGTCGAGATCTGTTATGCCAAGAAGCGCATCGACTTCCGCCATCACCCGATGTGGGAGGCCGCCGCCGATGCCTTTGAGCAGGCGATTGAGTCCGGTGCGGAGGGCGATGTGCTGGTCTTCATGCCGGGCGGCTACGAAATCTCCCGCACGGTCGAGGCGATCCGCGGCCGAAGGTGCGCACGCGGCTTTGCCGTGTTGCCGCTGCACGGCGAGCTCTCTGCCCACGACCAGGACGCGGCCGTGGGGGAGTGCGACCGGCGCAAGGTGGTTGTGGCCACCAATGTGGCGGAGACCTCGATCACCATCGACGGCATCCGCATCGTGATCGATGCCGGCTTCGCGCGCATCGCGCGCTACGATCCCAACCGTGGCATCGATACGCTGCTGGTCGAGCGCATCAGCCGGGCCTCGGCCGACCAGCGGACGGGGCGCGCCGGGCGTACCGCGCCGGGAACCTGCCACCGCCTCTGGACGGAGCAGGAGCACGTTGCCCGGCCGATGCAGGAGCTGCCGGAAATCCTGCGCCACGATCTGGCGGAGGTGGTGCTGACGCTCAAGGCGGGGGGCATCGACGATGTGGAAAATTTTGAGTGGCTGGAACCGCCCGATCCAAAATCGCTGGCGCGTACGCTGGCGTTGCTGGCCGATTTGGGGGCGATCGACCACGCCGGCAGGCTGACGGCCGTCGGCCAAAAAATGGTTTCGTTCCCGATGCACCCCCGCTACGCCCGCATGCTGCTCGCGGGGCAGGAATATGGGTGCGTCCGCCAGGCGTGCCTGATTGCCGCGCTGACGCAGGGACGTTCGATTCTGGAGCGCAACAAGGGGGCGGAAACGCGCGGGACCCGCGACGAAGTGCTGGGCGAAGACGACGTGTCGGATTTCCAACGGCTGATGCGCGCGTGGAGTTTTGCCGATCAAAACCAGTACAGGGTCGATGCCTGCCGTCGGTTGGGTGTGCATGCCGGGGCGGCGCGCCTGGTGAAGCCGCTCTATCAGCGTTTCATGAAAATTGCCGAACAAGAGGGGTTGGATATCAATGCCCGGGCACCTCTCGATGAAGATCTGCAGAAGTGCATCCTGCTGTCGTTCTCCGACCAGGTGGCCAAACGGCGCGACCGGGGTACGCTGCATTGCGCGGTGGTGCATGGGCGTGCCGGCGACCTCGACCGCGATACGGTGGTGCGCGACGCGGAGCTCGTGGTGGCGGCGGAAATCCGCGAAATTGAAGGCCGCGGTTTGAACGTGCGGCTCAACCTGTGCACGGCCATTTCCGAAGCGTGGCTCGATGAGCTTTTCCCGGAGGATATCGAGGAAAAGACCGAAGCGGTTTTCGATCCGGTGTTGAAGCGCGTGGTTTCCAAAGAGTGCAAATTGTTCCGCGGCCTGGAGCTGCAGGCCAGCATGAAGCAGGCGGTCGATCCGCAACAGGCGGCGGAAATCATCGCCGAGGAGGTGTTGGCCGGTCGGCTCGAACTCTATAAGTGGGATGAGGCGGTCGAAACGTGGATTGCGCGTGTCAACTGTTTGGCGGAGGGCTGTCCCGACTATGGCATTCCGGCCATCGATGAAGAGGCGCGGCGCGCGATGGTGCAGGAAATCTGCCTCGGGGCCGTCTGCAAACGCGACCTGAAAGACCGGCCGGTATGGAAGGTGGTCAAGTCGTGGCTATCGGCGGCGCAGCTCGACCTGATCGATAAGCAGGTGCCGGAACGGATCAAGTTGCCGAGCGGCCTCAACGCGAGAGTGCGCTACGAGGCCGGGCAACCGCCGGTGCTCTCGGCCTCGATCCAGAAACTCTACGATCTCAATGAAACGCCAAGGATCGGTTTCGGCCAGATTCCTGTGGTGGTTGAAGCACTCGCCCCGAACCAGCGTCCGCAGCAAAAAACCCAGGATATGAAGTCGTTCTGGGAAAACGCCTATCCGATGCTGAAAAAGGAATTGAAGGGCCGATATCCCAAGCACGAATGGAGATAGTTTATCCGGGAGCCGGCGGGGCGATACCTTCCAGGCGCAAGTCCCGCAGGTTGAAGAGGTCGAGTAGGCCTCCTCCGCGGATTTTCCGGGCCCCGTTCTTTCTGCGTTCGCTGAAAAGGCTTCGGTTCTGCTCGAATACTTCCTCGATGAACATCCGGCTGCCCAGGGCCACGCCGTCATTGAAATAGCGCACCCGGCAATGCATGAGTTCGAAGAGACCCAGCTCTCCCTTGTTTTCGAGAACCTGCCGAACTTTATCCGGTTCAAATCCCTGGCGGCTCCCCGCTTCTTCGCCCGTGCAGAACAGCTGTATCCGGTATTGGGCCGCGATTTTACGCCAGCTGGCTTCTTGCCCGTGCAGGAAAAGGATGCGTTCAATGCCCGTGCGTGCCGCAGTGCCTCCGGCCACGGCCTCCGCATAGCCGCAAAAACGGTATTCGCGAGGATCGTCAACGAGCCCGGCCCGTACGGGATTGAGTTCAATGTAGGTGGCCATGGTGGCGATGGCATGGTCCGAGTCTTCCACGAGAACGCTTTTGAAGCGTTCCTCCCAAAGGGTTCCTTTGCGGTTGTATTTACGGTTGTACCATTTCGAAAACCGCTCTTTGAGCTCCTTCACAAAGATCGAAAGATCGCCCATGCGCGAGGTGTATTTCATTCGCCATTCATCCAGCCATGAGGTGTCGCCTGTCTCCTTCGCATGGAGTGAAGCCCGTTCATATGCTTGAATAACAACACTTGCCCGCTGTTTGGAATAGAAGGCCTGGATGCGATCGATAAGTTCATCATCTTCAAGCTCAACAACCGTAGGCACCTCGGCCAGAATATGCCAGTGATTCGACATGATGCAATAGGTGAGCACGCGCACCCCGGTAAATTCCCCAAGCTTCCACATGGTTCTCCTGAAGAATTCCTTTTCCTCATCGCCCATGATGTAGTCTCGGTTCACGACACGGGACATGACGTGGTAATAGTTGGTTTCACGTTTTCCAAGTATGCGCGGTTTCCTCATGGGCAAAATCCATACCACGATGTGCGAAGTGCAGTCAAACTATTAAACTATTATGTGCCTGTCACTATATATGCTATATATGGATGATGCGTCGAATGTACAAGTCCGGGCGCGGTACCTACAACAATTGGGGTGGATAATGGGTGGAAATGGCGAGGGGGGTGATGTTTATTACCTATCGTTTTAACAACGAGGTTTATGGATATGAGCAAGCAACCATCCCGTCGTGGCGTATTGGCCGCCGGAGCCGCGGTTTCTGCATTCTCGATTGTCCCTTCCAGCGTTTTGGGGCAGGCCGCGAAAAAGAAAAGCGGCGGTTTTCCTGACAAGAAACCGCTTCCACCCAGCGAGCGGCTGAACATTGGTTTTGTCGGCGCGGGCGGCAAGGCGAAGTCGAGCATCATTCCGTTGATGCACCACAATATTTATGCGCTGTGCGATGTGGATGCCGACCGGGCGGCAGAGGCTTTCAACCATTTTGCCAAGGCATCCAGGTATGAAGACTGGCGCGTGATGCTCGATAAGGAGGCGAAAAACCTCGATGCCGTCCTGGTCAGTACCCCCGACCACACCCATGCCGTCAGCACCATGGCCGCAATGCAGTGCGGCCTGCCGGTCTACACGGAAAAGCCGCTCACCCGCACCATTTCCGAAGCGCGGGTTCTTTCCGAGTACGCCCGAAAGAACAACATCGTGACGCAAATGGGCAACCAGGGGCACTCAACGGAAGGCGCGCGGTTGACCAACGAATGGATACAGGGCGGTCTGCTCGGGGCCGTGACCGAAGTGCATTGCTGGAGCAACC
This DNA window, taken from Pontiella desulfatans, encodes the following:
- the hrpB gene encoding ATP-dependent helicase HrpB — translated: MNPKKLPIYELRVELSDALKAGNRIIIEAPTGSGKSTQVPQIVLDCGNAGPGEVVVLQPRRLAARLLAKRVAFERNEPLGGEVGYQVRMEKHVSAKTQIRYVTEGILLRQFLSDPQLRGVSTIVFDEFHERHIYGDITLARALRLQKTRPDLKIIVMSATLDAGPLREYLAPCRELKSEGRMFPVEICYAKKRIDFRHHPMWEAAADAFEQAIESGAEGDVLVFMPGGYEISRTVEAIRGRRCARGFAVLPLHGELSAHDQDAAVGECDRRKVVVATNVAETSITIDGIRIVIDAGFARIARYDPNRGIDTLLVERISRASADQRTGRAGRTAPGTCHRLWTEQEHVARPMQELPEILRHDLAEVVLTLKAGGIDDVENFEWLEPPDPKSLARTLALLADLGAIDHAGRLTAVGQKMVSFPMHPRYARMLLAGQEYGCVRQACLIAALTQGRSILERNKGAETRGTRDEVLGEDDVSDFQRLMRAWSFADQNQYRVDACRRLGVHAGAARLVKPLYQRFMKIAEQEGLDINARAPLDEDLQKCILLSFSDQVAKRRDRGTLHCAVVHGRAGDLDRDTVVRDAELVVAAEIREIEGRGLNVRLNLCTAISEAWLDELFPEDIEEKTEAVFDPVLKRVVSKECKLFRGLELQASMKQAVDPQQAAEIIAEEVLAGRLELYKWDEAVETWIARVNCLAEGCPDYGIPAIDEEARRAMVQEICLGAVCKRDLKDRPVWKVVKSWLSAAQLDLIDKQVPERIKLPSGLNARVRYEAGQPPVLSASIQKLYDLNETPRIGFGQIPVVVEALAPNQRPQQKTQDMKSFWENAYPMLKKELKGRYPKHEWR
- a CDS encoding transposase; this encodes MRKPRILGKRETNYYHVMSRVVNRDYIMGDEEKEFFRRTMWKLGEFTGVRVLTYCIMSNHWHILAEVPTVVELEDDELIDRIQAFYSKQRASVVIQAYERASLHAKETGDTSWLDEWRMKYTSRMGDLSIFVKELKERFSKWYNRKYNRKGTLWEERFKSVLVEDSDHAIATMATYIELNPVRAGLVDDPREYRFCGYAEAVAGGTAARTGIERILFLHGQEASWRKIAAQYRIQLFCTGEEAGSRQGFEPDKVRQVLENKGELGLFELMHCRVRYFNDGVALGSRMFIEEVFEQNRSLFSERRKNGARKIRGGGLLDLFNLRDLRLEGIAPPAPG